In the genome of Scyliorhinus torazame isolate Kashiwa2021f chromosome 27, sScyTor2.1, whole genome shotgun sequence, one region contains:
- the LOC140403192 gene encoding disabled homolog 2-interacting protein-like isoform X2: MGLKRWLTCGAPQEPVIGKKSPSTSRKFERSGGSGEGPVNNVKNLIIKRWKRKSQNQPDSPQSPVNKSISRASIQMLSKAVSYESLTGSFNPIETLDLTNETNVIIRPLHSSILGEKYCFEVINSRGSRCFGCVSAAERDTWIENLLRTIQPNKDNCERVENALSLWVNEAKDLTPKKKYFCELHLDGSLYARTTSKVSNEELFWGEHFEFSNLPPTKEVTLHLFRDDDKKRKEMSALGSVTIPLAGVMGRQLVEKWHSLNVPPVNKAKAAAPTIRIRLRYQNIKVLPMIHYKEFAEYLICNYATLCTVLEPALKVKEKEEMASALVHVLQSVGKAKDFLIELGMAEVNRCEEKHSVLFRENTLVTKAIDEYMKLVGQKYLVETLGDFVTRLYNPEENYEVDPNKCSANDVPENQENMKASCEEAFRQITESHCAFPVELREVFAVWQQECFRRGKEEIGMRMICASLFLRFLCPAIMSPSLFNLTQGYPNDSAARTLTLIAKVIQNLANFTTFEEKEGYMAFMDDFLESNWDHMRFFLTNISNPEPNMNSSEFEGCIDLGLELSVLHSLLCDILSRLEQRALDRLRPLPAILNGITHSLNIPNAPLLQIQESSDYCRDDKPTYVAPKDVRMVSASLLSLHKCPVEEQRLNSSEIGNKALVKRTQSVPARKRPTISRQHSIRESDSEMGNHIEEDVITNLPDRPYSTLTKVPLSVTRSLKLAHSCPQSNPRLRIQSHNPRLMPVDSFRKSQVPWERTSGREEWSSPSEPGRKDLKPFEKHEQDISSLQENVQTISLELKEVKNHMDERVQQALQENEERLGQQLREKDELIKTLTDRLEAVEEQRKKDIERLEVATQNQQRVESLEGRLSAMEEGHKELLLSFKVLRDNQQPATSNHVPPSSSTAGAPSSVQPSLKTLSILTEPPLVENGQSEIS; this comes from the exons GGCCAGTATACAGATGTTGAGCAAAGCTGTCTCGTACGAGTCCCTCACCGGCTCTTTCAACCCCATCGAAACACTTGATCTGACCAATGAGACGAATGTTATCATCAGGCCACTTCACAGTAGCATCCTGGGAGAGAAATACTGCTTCGAG GTGATTAATTCCAGAGGAAGCCGCTGCTTTGGCTGCGTTTCTGCTGCAGAGAGAGACACGTGGATAGAGAATCTCCTTCGCACCATCCAACCAAACAAG GATAACTGTGAGAGGGTGGAGAACGCGCTGAGCCTTTGGGTGAATGAAGCCAAGGACCTGACCCCCAAGAAGAAATACTTTTGTGAGCTGCATCTCGACGGCTCCCTCTACGCTCGCACAACCAGCAAGGTCAGCAACGAGGAACTCTTCTGGGGCGAGCACTTTGAGTTCAGCAACCTGCCGCCCACAAAGGAGGTCACCTTGCATCTCTTCCGGGACGACGACAAGAAACGGAAGGAGATGAGTGCCCTTGGTTCCGTCACCATCCCTCTCGCTGGGGTCATGGGCCGGCAGCTGGTGGAGAAGTGGCACAGCCTCAACGTTCCGCCTGTGAACAAGGCAAAGGCGGCGGCGCCCACCATCCGCATCAGACTGCGTTACCAGAACATCAAGGTCTTACCGATGATACACTACAAGGAGTTTGCAGAGTACCTCATCTGCAACTATGCCACTCTGTGCACCGTGCTGGAGCCAGCATTAAAAGTGAAAGAGAAGGAGGAGATGGCCTCTGCCTTGGTCCATGTTCTACAGAGTGTTGGAAAAGCCAAG GACTTTTTGATTGAACTGGGAATGGCAGAGGTGAACCGGTGTGAAGAGAAACACTCGGTGCTCTTCAGGGAAAACACTTTGGTCACCAAGGCCATTGACGAATACATGAAGCTGGTGGGACAGAAGTACCTGGTAGAAACACTTG GAGACTTTGTGACAAGACTTTACAATCCAGAGGAAAATTACGAAGTCGACCCCAACAAATGTTCAGCCAATGATGTGCCAGAGAATCAAGAGAATATGAAAGCTAGCTGCGAAGAGGCATTTCGGCAAATTACGGAATCACATTG TGCTTTTCCGGTGGAGCTGAGGGAGGTGTTCGCAGTTTGGCAGCAAGAGTGTTTCCGTCGGGGGAAGGAAGAGATCGGCATGCGGATGATCTGCGCCTCGCTGTTCCTGCGGTTCCTTTGCCCCGCCATAATGTCGCCCAGCCTCTTCAACCTGACCCAGGGATATCCCAACGACAGCGCAGCGCGGACCCTCACACTTATCGCCAAAGTCATCCAGAACCTGGCCAACTTTACCAC GTTCGAAGAAAAAGAGGGCTACATGGCCTTCATGGACGATTTCTTAGAGTCGAACTGGGACCACATGAGATTCTTCCTGACCAACATTTCCAATCCGGAGCCCAACATGAACAGCTCAGAGTTTGAAGGCTGCATCGACCTTGGGCTGGAACTTTCTGTCCTGCACTCTCTTCTCTGTGACATCTTGTCCCGGTTGGAGCAG CGGGCGCTGGACAGGCTGCGACCTCTCCCAGCCATTCTCAACGGGATCACCCACTCCCTGAATATCCCAAACGCACCTCTGTTACAGATCCAGGAATCCAG TGATTACTGTCGGGACGACAAACCGACCTATGTGGCCCCCAAAGACGTCCGAATGGTCAGCGCATCGCTGCTGAGTTTGCACAAGTGCCCCGTGGAAGAGCAGCGTCTGAATTCCAGTGAGATCGGAAACAAGGCCTTGGTGAAACGCACCCAGAGTGTGCCAGCCCGGAAAAGACCCACCATCTCTCGCCAACACTCCATCCGGGAATCCGATTCTGAGATGGGAAATCACATCGAGGAAGACGTCATCACAAACCTGCCCGACAGACCGTACAGCACCCTAACAAAGGTGCCTCTCTCCGTTACTCGCTCATTAAAGCTGGCCCACTCCTGCCCACAAAGTAACCCACGTCTGAGAATTCAG AGTCACAACCCACGCCTAATGCCGGTTGATTCATTCAGAAAGTCCCAAGTGCCATGGGAACGTACCTCTGGACGTGAGGAGTGGTCCTCTCCATCAGAGCCAGGAAGAAAGGACTTGAAACCTTTCGAGAAG CATGAACAAGACATCTCCAGTCTGCAGGAAAACGTGCAGACCATCAGTCTGGAACTGAAGGAGGTTAAAAATCACATGGACGAACGTGTTCAGCAGGCGCTTCAGGAGAACGAGGAGAGGCTGGGACAGCAGCTGAGGGAAAAGGATGAACTGATAAAGACCCTAACCGACAG ACTTGAAGCAGTTGAAGAGCAGAGGAAGAAGGACATTGAAAGATTGGAAGTCGCCACTCAGAACCAACAACGGGTCGAATCTTTG gaaGGCCGCCTCTCTGCAATGGAAGAAGGACACAAGGAACTGCTACTCTCCTTCAAGGTGCTGAGGGACAACCAGCAACCTGCCACCTCCAACCACGTCCCCCCATCGAGCTCCACCGCCGGGGCTCCGTCCAGCGTCCAGCCCAGTCTGAAGACACTGTCCATCCTCACCGAGCCACCGCTTGTGGAAAATGGCCAATCCGAGATTAGCTAA